The DNA region CTATTTTACCAGTTGAAAACCCTTATGGTAAAGATTATTTGGCGTATAACTTCTCTAGAACACTGATGCATTGGGCATTCCAACCAGTTAGGGGAGATGAgcctttattatatatttgtgagGCCCACATCCAGGCTGTACAAAGACTAGTTACTGAGGAGAGGAACTATACTTATGGTATTGATGTTCTTAATCCAGAAAGAATCCCTAGGGGGCCCTATTTTATTAAGCAACCAGTTGATGTCACCTTTGACACATCTAAAAGGAAGCTATACAATGATATTAGCTTAAGTTGTTTAGCTGGTGGTTACCCCACTCCCACCTACGAGTGGTTCAGGGAGAGTTACGAAAATGACAGACTAATTGCGAGGAAAATAGATCCTCTGGTAGATGATCGTTACACTACAAGTGGAGGAATGTTGATCATAAATAACCCCCTACAAAAACTAGATCACGCAACTTACCATTGCAAAGCATCGAACAAATTTGGGACAATAATCTCGGAAAGTGTCCAGTTAAATTTCGGTTTCATCCTCGAATTCGTTTTGAAACGTTCACCTGAGTCGGGCGACCAAAATTGGGGTAAATCCATCTATTGTGACCCCCCAAATCACTTCCCTTCAGTCACATATTCATGGTCCAGGGACTACTTTCCTAATTTCGTCGAAGAAGATAGAAGGGTTTTCGTGTCCAATGATGGAGCTTTGTACTTCTCAGCTTTGGAAACCATCGACAGGGCTAACTACAGTTGTAGCGTCCAATCTGAGTTCTCCGATTCTGGGAGGAATGGCCCGTTTTTCCCGTTGAGGGTTAACCCCCACTGTAAGTTCAGTAAAACgtttttgaatgtttaagtaataaaattgtgattttagCCAACTATCAGCAGTTGAAGTTCCCCAATAACTTCCCTAAGGCTTTTCCAGAAGCTCCCACGGCCGGAAAAGATGTAAGACTCGAGTGTGTAGCCTTTGGATAGTAAGTTTTATTTGCACAATTTAGTTTCCATTTCTACATATTGTAATGTCTAGCCCTGTACCAAGCTACAACTGGACCAGAAGAAACGGAAACCTCCCTAGAAACGCCTATTTAACCAGCTTCAACAGGGTGTTGATGATTCCCAAAGTGCAAGTAGAAGACGAAGGCGAATACGTATGTCGAGCATACAACGACAGAACCAGCACCGAACACAGCGTCGTCCTAAACATCCAAGGTACGTCGTTGTCCTTTGATTCCCCTGCGTGacacattttttgtttgtttagcCGAGCCCAATTTCACAATCCCGTTGACTGACAAGCACATCGACAAAAAGGGTCAACTGGTTTGGACCTGTGAAGCTTTCGGAATACCCGACGTAAACTATACGTGGTGGAAGAACGGTCGACAATTAGTCATGGGGTATCTCGAACGTGGAGATGCCGGTCGAATTAAAATTCAGGACAATGTTTTGACAATCAGCTATCTGGACGACGAAAGGGACCCGGGAATGTACCAATGTAGGGCTTCGAATTCTTTAAAAACTACGTATTCTTCCGCCCAGTTACGAGTCTTAGGTAAGATCACTTTTCCCGCCACCTAATGTGATTTTAATGTATCATTTGTGTTTCAGCCTTTAAACCGTCGTTCAAGAAGCGTCCTTTGGAATCAGAAACGTACGCGGCGGAACAAGGTAACGTCACTTTAAGATGTAATCCCGAAGCTGCTCCTCGACCTCAATTCATCTGGCTTAAGGATGGAAATCAAATAGGtaaaacacaaacaaaacACATCAATTCAAAGATTATAACCGTCAGTTTCAGCATCAGGAGGCCACAGAAAAATTTACGAAAACGgcaatttattaatcagtCCGGTGTCTAGAGACGACGAAGGAGTCTACACTTGTCGAGCTTCCAACGAATTGGGCACTGACGAGTCCAAAGGAAGGTTGATTGTATTACGTGGACCCCGACTAGTGGAACAACTTAGCCCTAGAATAATAGCAAACGTTGGTGCCAACATCGATTTACGTTGCTATGCTGTCACTGATGAAATGCTGGACGTTGCCTACATTTGGACTCACAATGGAATGACAATCAGAGACATAGACGTTCAAAATTCGTACAACAGATTGAAAGTTGATGGCGGTTACTTGAGGATCATCAACGCAACCTTCTCGGATGCAGGAGAGTACAAATGTATAGTAAAATCAGCTGTAGGTAGAATCTTCTCCAAATCGGATGTGATCATTGAAGGTCCACCAGGACCTCCTGGCGGCGTTGAAATCGTCAGCATACAAAAGAACTCTGCGACCTTAAGGTGGACAGATGGAGCCAACCATGGATCACCAATTCAGTACTACATAATCAGTGGAAGAACTTTGTGGAACAATACGTGGGTGAACATTTCAGAAGGAATTGACGCGAGGGAAATTGACCGGTACACTGGAAGGAAGGAAACCACCATAGAGAATACAAGCAGCAATTGGCTGACACCTTGGTCCGTATATGAGTTCAGAGTGGCAGCCATTAATGCCTTGGGAGTTGGTCCACCATCAGCTCCAAGTCCAAGACAATCAACACCTGCCGACAGGCCTTATATTGCTCCAAAGAACATTGGAGGTGGAGGCGGCAAAATTGGTGACCTCACAATCACTTGGACACCACTAAGATCCGACGAACAAAACGGAAAGGGCATCCATTACAAGATATATTGGAAACGAAAGGACCATGAAACAGAATTCCAAAGCAAA from Aethina tumida isolate Nest 87 chromosome 1, icAetTumi1.1, whole genome shotgun sequence includes:
- the LOC109608786 gene encoding contactin-like, yielding MWLVFIIQCCALGIAQEIQNVNNYQPDEYATNDQVNNANNHHPNTYNNADFNTNRYVGNQGYYEELKCPEHWYQFQDSCYRFIKSPLKAYSDAKRICQAYSVNVGGCDLVSISSPEEHGFIIQHLNWIDPQHRRWYIGANQQGGNYYSNPDGKPFINVENAILPVENPYGKDYLAYNFSRTLMHWAFQPVRGDEPLLYICEAHIQAVQRLVTEERNYTYGIDVLNPERIPRGPYFIKQPVDVTFDTSKRKLYNDISLSCLAGGYPTPTYEWFRESYENDRLIARKIDPLVDDRYTTSGGMLIINNPLQKLDHATYHCKASNKFGTIISESVQLNFGFILEFVLKRSPESGDQNWGKSIYCDPPNHFPSVTYSWSRDYFPNFVEEDRRVFVSNDGALYFSALETIDRANYSCSVQSEFSDSGRNGPFFPLRVNPHSNYQQLKFPNNFPKAFPEAPTAGKDVRLECVAFGYPVPSYNWTRRNGNLPRNAYLTSFNRVLMIPKVQVEDEGEYVCRAYNDRTSTEHSVVLNIQAEPNFTIPLTDKHIDKKGQLVWTCEAFGIPDVNYTWWKNGRQLVMGYLERGDAGRIKIQDNVLTISYLDDERDPGMYQCRASNSLKTTYSSAQLRVLAFKPSFKKRPLESETYAAEQGNVTLRCNPEAAPRPQFIWLKDGNQIASGGHRKIYENGNLLISPVSRDDEGVYTCRASNELGTDESKGRLIVLRGPRLVEQLSPRIIANVGANIDLRCYAVTDEMLDVAYIWTHNGMTIRDIDVQNSYNRLKVDGGYLRIINATFSDAGEYKCIVKSAVGRIFSKSDVIIEGPPGPPGGVEIVSIQKNSATLRWTDGANHGSPIQYYIISGRTLWNNTWVNISEGIDAREIDRYTGRKETTIENTSSNWLTPWSVYEFRVAAINALGVGPPSAPSPRQSTPADRPYIAPKNIGGGGGKIGDLTITWTPLRSDEQNGKGIHYKIYWKRKDHETEFQSKTLKEFGNNGKAVVHIPMEFYYTEYVVKVQAINDIGPGPISHEVIIYSAEDMPQAAPQLVVARSYNSTALNVSWVPISETREQIRGKLIGHRLKYWKKDTNEQDSVYYLSRTTRPWAIIVGLQPDTYYFVKVMAYNAAGEGPESERYLERTYRKAPQKPPSSVHIFAKDPSTVKVVWRYVQPSLEEEPLQGYKIRVWEMDQDLSTANDTIVPFGGKLEGYVRNLSPGKAYKLRVLAFSNGGDGRMSSPELTFQMGDPKHYRS